Proteins encoded within one genomic window of Drosophila willistoni isolate 14030-0811.24 chromosome XL unlocalized genomic scaffold, UCI_dwil_1.1 Seg141, whole genome shotgun sequence:
- the LOC6648543 gene encoding ras-related protein Rap-2b codes for MRGRHLRRRFSLQPSFMKDDSADEKPKRDKVGRNNAVDDAIGPANARHKIVVMGSAKVGKTSIITQFLYNTFTTKYKRTIEEMHQGNFSIAGVSLTLDILDTAGSYEFPAMRALSISSADAFILVYDVTDATTFEEVRAIRDQIHETKATTAVPIVVVGNKIDLLVDGESEREVEYATTESVVTVDWENGFVEASAATNENITQVFKELLTQAKITYNLSPALRRRRQSLPQQIGSNGPGTPLHHHHHHHHHQQAQQQHPHHHPQHGGAASTSAAAIGSGIGGGPAGSSHAPTPAQLQHLQRIQERSLGAKRNSCTIS; via the exons ATGCGTGGCCGTCATTTACGTCGACGTTTCAGCTTGCAGCCGTCGTTCATGAAGGATGACAGTGCCGATGAGAAACCCAAACGTGACAA aGTGGGTCGCAATAATGCGGTGGATGATGCCATTGGACCAGCAAATGCTCGACACAAAATTGTTGTTATGGGCTCGGCGAAAGTGGGCAAAACATCGATTATAACACAATTTCTGTATAATACATTTACAACCAAATATAAACGAACCATTGAGGAAATGCATCAGggaaatttttcaattgcgGGTGTAAGTTTAACTCTGGATATACTCGATACAGCTGGTTCTTATGAG TTTCCAGCCATGCGAGCTCTATCCATTTCATCGGCCGATGCTTTCATTTTGGTCTATGATGTCACCGATGCCACCACATTTGAGGAAGTTCGAGCCATACGCGATCAGATCCATGAAACAAAAGCCACCACAGCGGTTCccattgttgttgtgggtAACAAAATTGATTTACTTGTCGATGGCGAAAGCGAAAGAGAG GTGGAATATGCCACAACTGAATCGGTGGTGACAGTTGATTGGGAAAATGGTTTTGTTGAGGCCTCAGCTgcaaccaatgaaaatatcaCACAA GTTTTTAAGGAGCTGCTAACCCAGGCAAAAATCACCTATAATCTAAGTCCAGCTCTACGTCGGCGAAGACAGTCGCTGCCCCAACAGATTGGTAGTAATGGACCTGGTACACCTTtgcatcaccatcatcatcatcatcatcatcaacaggcgcagcagcagcatcctcatcatcatccacaGCATGGTGGAGCTGCTTCTACTTCGGCTGCAGCTATAGGATCTGGAATCGGTGGTGGACCCGCAGGCTCATCGCATGCCCCAACACCCGCCCAATTGCAGCATTTGCAACGCATACAGGAACGCAGTTTGGGTGCCAAACGCAATTCTTGCACTATATCTTAA
- the LOC124460505 gene encoding putative mediator of RNA polymerase II transcription subunit 26 yields the protein MSSKIGSEPRPCLLPPIGSERAARLAARNSLNLNLTEHERAFGLIQGCSRTNTNWLNSGTGNGRNAAKGGLDCNLNLGRDVQTVFAQLMNAQENTRKLAQKIDKLLPTKKQRQEFAQQMLTEQLQSEKTLQVYLEGKFQKISMQQQQWTSYFSQPSPVNQEPVSTSSSNIPYHYHQQQQQPQPMWQPNLEPTGRHFATDWPNIRVAPVAAKNRHTNQIWNVPAMHQQPETRPPTEGRAQQSTTSAVKTVKPNTISVGNGLLLMRNALMKSMANYDLPGLGLGDWYYNRSPLEGQQQRQQQQLYNQQESYLQHQAYLQHQENYLLQQQYLQQLYQQQIHQLQQQQQQQQMQQQMQQQQQQQQQQMQQQQQQQMQQQQQQQQQQQMQEQQERQQQHQLQHQLQHQLQHQLQQHLHQQLHQQQLQYQQERQHQYQLQQQLQQQQLQYQQYLQLQQYRQQQLQRQQQLYQQQQQQEEHNGDFQSNVETNYMEQTSSGHSSNQNSNLNQNQTNNENQILCNNSNNGTEIPENIRGILRLHSLQMDF from the exons ATGAGTTCGAAAATAGGCTCGGAGCCACGTCCTTGCCTATTGCCGCCAATTGGATCGGAGCGTGCAGCACGTTTGGCTGCACGGAATAGTTTGAACTTGAATTTAACCGAACATGAGAGGGCTTTTGGTCTTATCCAGGGTTGTTCAAGAACg AACACTAATTGGCTTAACTCCGGTACTGGCAATGGTCGGAATGCCGCCAAAGGTGGTCTCGACTGTAACTTAAATCTAGGTCGGGATGTGCAAACGGTATTCGCTCAATTGATGAATGCCCAGGAAAATACACGCAAATTGGcacaaaaaattgataaactGTTGCCCACAAAGAAGCAACGTCAGGAATTTGCTCAACAAATGCTAACCGAGCAACTGCAGTCGGAGAAGACTTTGCAAGTATACTTAGAGGGTAAATTCCAGAAGATATcaatgcaacagcagcaatggACGTCATATTTCTCACAGCCAAGCCCAGTGAATCAGGAGCCAGTGTCAACTTCGTCATCAAATATACCCtatcattatcatcaacagcagcagcagccgcagccgATGTGGCAGCCCAATCTGGAGCCCACTGGCAGACATTTCGCAACGGATTGGCCCAACATTCGTGTCGCACCGGTAGCGGCCAAAAATCGTCATACAAATCAAATCTGGAATGTTCCAGCAATGCATCAACAGCCTGAGACCAGACCGCCTACAGAGGGAAGAGCACAGCAATCGACTACTTCAGCTGTTAAAACGGTTAAGCCGAACACCATATCAGTCGGCAATGGCCTGCTGCTCATGCGTAATGCTCTGATGAAAAGCATGGCTAACTATGATCTACCGGGTCTGGGACTGGGAGATTGGTATTACAATAGATCGCCTTTGGAAGGTcaacagcagcggcaacagcagcagctttACAATCAACAGGAGAGTTACTTGCAACATCAGGCTTATCTGCAGCATCAGGAGAACTATCTGCTACAGCAGCAGTATCTCCAACAGCTGTATCAGCAGCAGATACATCagctgcaacagcaacaacagcagcagcagatgcaACAGCagatgcaacagcaacaacagcagcagcagcagcagatgcaacaacagcaacagcagcagatgcaacaacagcaacagcagcagcaacaacagcagatgCAAGAGCAGCAAGAAcgccaacagcaacatcagctGCAACATCAGCTGCAACATCAGCTGCAACATCAGCTGCAACAGCATCTGCATCAGCAGCTGCATCAGCAACAATTGCAATATCAGCAAGAACGTCAACATCAATATCAGctgcaacagcagctgcaacagcagcaattgCAATATCAGCAGTATCTTCAACTGCAACAGTATCGACAGCAGCAATTGCAACGACAGCAGCAGCTatatcagcaacagcaacagcaggagGAGCATAACGGTGACTTTCAATCAAATGTGGAAACAAATTATATGGAGCAGACCTCGAGTGGACATAGTTCGAATCAAAATTctaatttaaatcaaaatcaaaccaACAATGAGAATCAGATTCTGTGTAATAACTCGAATAATGGCACAGAGATACCAGAAAATATAAGGGGAATTTTACGCCTTCATTCACTGCAAATGGATTTTTGA